A genomic stretch from Candidatus Hydrogenedentota bacterium includes:
- a CDS encoding methyltransferase domain-containing protein codes for MYALKFLKEFIARPGDVGSITPSSKQLAAQVVDCAQVPKANVVVEFGPGTGAITEVIVPSLRPGAKFIAMEINSDFVRLLRDRFPSITVHEDSAANTPKHLKELGVGHCDSIVSGLPWAFFKESLQNELLDGAVEALRPGGTFATYIYVTSYPMPSSMKFRNKLRSRFSQVGLSRVVWANVPPAIVIWGRK; via the coding sequence GTGTACGCGTTGAAGTTTCTGAAAGAATTCATTGCGCGGCCCGGCGACGTTGGGTCGATTACGCCGAGCTCCAAGCAATTGGCCGCCCAGGTGGTGGACTGCGCGCAGGTCCCCAAGGCGAACGTTGTGGTGGAGTTCGGTCCGGGTACGGGCGCGATTACGGAGGTGATCGTTCCCAGTTTGCGCCCCGGCGCGAAGTTCATTGCTATGGAAATCAACTCCGATTTCGTGAGACTGCTACGGGATCGGTTCCCATCGATAACGGTGCATGAGGACAGCGCAGCCAATACCCCCAAACATCTCAAAGAACTTGGGGTTGGCCACTGCGACTCGATCGTGTCGGGACTCCCCTGGGCCTTCTTCAAGGAATCGCTTCAAAACGAACTCCTCGACGGCGCTGTCGAGGCGCTGCGACCTGGCGGCACTTTCGCGACGTACATCTACGTCACCAGCTACCCCATGCCGTCCAGCATGAAGTTCCGCAACAAGCTTCGCTCCCGCTTCTCCCAGGTGGGTCTTTCGCGGGTCGTCTGGGCAAACGTCCCCCCCGCCATCGTGATCTGGGGACGCAAGTAG
- a CDS encoding carbohydrate ABC transporter permease: MSGRHTTWISYTATLGALTVATLLLGLPFVWMLLTSLKSGGEVASYPPVWISGEWRWSNYADAWRVAPFGRFYINSVVVAGTTTFFQVAFALLMSYAFAVVRFPGKHVLLIAVLSTMMIPEEMKLVPNFILLSRLGWFDTYAGLIVPAVAHAFPVFVMYQQFRQIPRSLIEAAQADGAHHARILWHVALPMSRPVLTAVALVSLLGQWNAYLWPLIVTNSTSMRTLPLGVAYLRKQAEEGSVQWNLLMAAAVFVVAPIVILYTLLQKQFVEGITRGALKG, from the coding sequence ATGTCCGGCCGGCATACAACCTGGATTTCGTACACTGCAACGCTCGGAGCGCTCACCGTCGCCACGCTTCTACTTGGACTTCCATTCGTCTGGATGCTACTTACTTCGCTTAAGTCGGGTGGCGAAGTCGCGTCATATCCGCCTGTCTGGATATCCGGCGAATGGCGTTGGTCAAACTATGCCGACGCATGGCGTGTTGCGCCATTCGGCCGCTTCTACATCAACAGCGTCGTCGTCGCGGGTACGACAACGTTTTTCCAAGTAGCCTTTGCGCTCCTGATGAGTTACGCGTTTGCCGTCGTTCGATTTCCAGGGAAGCACGTCCTGTTAATCGCCGTCTTGTCGACCATGATGATACCGGAAGAAATGAAGCTGGTCCCGAACTTCATTCTGTTAAGCCGGCTCGGGTGGTTCGACACGTACGCGGGCCTCATTGTGCCGGCGGTTGCGCATGCGTTTCCTGTGTTCGTGATGTATCAACAGTTTCGGCAGATACCCCGATCGCTGATCGAGGCGGCGCAGGCGGACGGCGCGCACCATGCGCGTATCCTGTGGCATGTGGCGCTGCCCATGAGCCGCCCCGTGCTGACGGCCGTGGCCCTTGTCTCGCTGCTCGGACAATGGAACGCCTACCTTTGGCCGCTCATCGTGACGAACTCCACGTCGATGCGCACGCTCCCACTCGGCGTCGCGTACTTGCGCAAACAGGCGGAAGAGGGCAGCGTACAATGGAACTTGTTGATGGCCGCGGCAGTCTTCGTTGTGGCGCCAATCGTGATTTTGTACACTCTTTTGCAGAAGCAGTTTGTCGAGGGCATCACGCGGGGCGCCCTCAAGGGATAA
- a CDS encoding sugar ABC transporter permease, with protein MKVNGNRREWLTFLGFIAPNALLFLTFTYWPICYSFWLSLTDWDLLRPTHEVVGLANYVELFRSSAFWRVLANTAIYAICVVVIAQVFAFVLALFLNMPAPGQRVFRTIAFLPHVTMTAAAALVWVLLLHPQYGPLAFVYATLGVAGPNWLDSAVLSMAALVLVGVWKETAFAGLFYLAGLQGLPRDCYEAATLDGAGPIAKARHLTIPLMGPVIFFLLLTGTIAATKAFDTVAIMTEGGPVYPDTSMYVYHLYTLAFRDYRAGFASAFALVFFVVTIVALVAQWRALARRIHHGE; from the coding sequence ATGAAGGTGAATGGAAACAGGCGCGAGTGGCTAACCTTTTTGGGTTTCATCGCGCCTAACGCGCTCCTTTTCTTGACGTTTACCTATTGGCCGATTTGCTACAGCTTCTGGTTGAGCTTGACGGACTGGGACCTGCTGCGTCCGACCCACGAGGTGGTTGGGCTTGCCAATTACGTTGAGCTGTTTCGCAGCAGCGCGTTTTGGCGCGTGTTGGCGAACACGGCGATCTATGCAATTTGCGTGGTGGTAATCGCGCAAGTTTTTGCGTTCGTTCTCGCGCTATTCCTCAACATGCCGGCGCCCGGACAGCGCGTATTCCGTACGATTGCGTTTCTCCCCCACGTGACCATGACCGCGGCTGCGGCCCTCGTTTGGGTGTTATTGCTGCACCCGCAATACGGGCCACTCGCTTTCGTGTACGCCACACTGGGCGTCGCCGGACCAAACTGGCTCGACAGCGCCGTGCTTTCCATGGCGGCGCTCGTGCTCGTCGGCGTCTGGAAGGAAACCGCCTTTGCGGGCCTGTTCTACCTTGCGGGACTACAAGGCCTGCCGCGCGACTGTTACGAGGCTGCGACACTTGATGGCGCCGGGCCCATCGCGAAGGCCCGTCATCTAACGATTCCGCTCATGGGTCCGGTCATTTTCTTTTTGCTGTTAACCGGCACAATCGCGGCGACAAAGGCATTCGATACTGTCGCAATAATGACGGAAGGCGGACCGGTTTATCCCGACACAAGCATGTACGTGTATCATCTCTACACGCTCGCGTTCCGTGACTATCGCGCGGGGTTTGCATCTGCGTTCGCGCTGGTTTTTTTCGTCGTCACCATTGTCGCACTTGTCGCGCAATGGCGCGCGTTGGCCCGCCGCATCCACCATGGCGAATAG
- a CDS encoding ABC transporter substrate-binding protein, whose protein sequence is MACFLAGLAVSCGQNESAESGATRITYWRTLSGAAGDAQDELVRRFNSSQSGVNVASEYQGTYGDLATKLIASAAAKSGPDVTQLGTFEIRQFARGGVLVDLTPYLSGPNGIDRSDWPSSYAHAGEIDGATYWLPFNVAVPTLYYNKEAFDQAGLDGPPKTWTEFYVYARTLTVASGEAERRVGVALWSNTWPLFSMIWSEGGELTTPDYSNITLNDPVAARVFTELQQLVRDGAAIVPDKASGGHRAAFIGKRAAMILDSQDAFSEVFTQSQGFTPAVANFPAGAKGRIYAPGGGGIAMLTVTPPERRDAAWEFIRFMLAPEQIAYYAKESGYAAFSTSAQVAMSGGASDPRFNVIHNALPHVRADFSVNMSPAIRNAFDEAFRRILLQDADVMRTLDDADAKAEAAIQAERSR, encoded by the coding sequence ATGGCGTGTTTCCTTGCGGGACTTGCCGTATCCTGCGGACAAAACGAATCCGCAGAATCAGGTGCAACTCGGATCACCTATTGGCGAACGTTGTCGGGCGCGGCAGGCGACGCGCAGGACGAACTGGTGCGGCGGTTCAACTCCTCGCAGTCCGGCGTCAACGTTGCGTCCGAATACCAAGGCACGTACGGCGATCTTGCTACAAAACTCATTGCCTCCGCGGCGGCGAAGTCCGGACCGGATGTAACGCAATTAGGTACGTTTGAAATTCGGCAGTTTGCGCGCGGCGGCGTACTCGTCGATTTGACCCCGTATCTCAGCGGGCCCAATGGAATCGATCGATCCGATTGGCCGTCATCGTATGCACATGCGGGGGAGATCGACGGCGCCACGTATTGGCTGCCATTCAACGTCGCAGTGCCGACGCTTTACTACAATAAGGAAGCCTTTGATCAAGCAGGATTGGACGGGCCGCCCAAAACGTGGACCGAGTTTTATGTATACGCGCGCACATTGACAGTAGCCTCGGGAGAGGCTGAAAGGCGAGTGGGCGTCGCGCTGTGGAGCAATACATGGCCGCTCTTCTCGATGATTTGGTCCGAAGGCGGCGAACTGACCACGCCGGATTATTCGAACATCACCCTGAACGACCCTGTCGCCGCCCGTGTGTTCACCGAGTTGCAGCAGCTTGTTCGGGACGGCGCCGCGATTGTCCCGGACAAGGCTTCGGGTGGACACCGCGCGGCGTTCATCGGCAAGCGCGCGGCCATGATCCTCGATTCGCAAGACGCGTTCAGCGAGGTATTCACGCAATCACAAGGATTCACTCCCGCCGTCGCGAATTTTCCGGCGGGAGCGAAGGGCAGAATTTACGCGCCGGGCGGAGGCGGAATCGCCATGCTCACGGTTACGCCGCCCGAACGACGCGATGCCGCGTGGGAATTCATTCGTTTCATGCTGGCCCCGGAGCAAATCGCATACTATGCGAAAGAATCCGGGTACGCGGCGTTTTCGACGTCCGCACAGGTGGCGATGAGCGGCGGGGCCAGCGACCCGAGATTCAACGTCATTCACAACGCCCTACCGCATGTTCGGGCGGACTTTTCCGTCAATATGTCTCCCGCTATTCGCAACGCGTTCGACGAGGCTTTCCGGAGAATTCTGTTGCAGGACGCGGACGTGATGCGGACATTGGATGACGCAGACGCGAAAGCCGAGGCCGCCATCCAAGCGGAACGGTCGCGATGA
- a CDS encoding pyridoxal phosphate-dependent aminotransferase yields MSFIAERMGRIDSSGIRKVFALAASLKDPVNLSIGQPDYDVDEAVKAVAIEQIRAGFNKYTQTGGIEELREESSAYYKRRFGVPLENVMVTSGTSGGLFLALLATINPGDQVIFADPYFVMYKHLVNLLGGKCAMVDTYPHFKLTPEAIERVITPKSKMLIVNSPSNPTGVTMTMEELKAVAGVAQKHNLLVISDDIYDQFHYDDAPGSMAGLCENVIVLNGFSKTAAMTGWRVGFAAGPKDILDKMNTLQQYTFVCAPSFAQKAAVTALHLDPAGKIAAYRRKRDLVYNGLRERGFTVTKPGGAFYIFPEAPGGDGDAFVKRAIDNNLLIIPGSVFSERKSNIRISFAATDDTIRRGLDILEKIR; encoded by the coding sequence ATGAGCTTTATCGCCGAAAGAATGGGCCGAATTGATTCAAGTGGGATTCGCAAAGTTTTTGCCCTCGCCGCATCGTTGAAGGACCCCGTCAACCTCAGTATCGGCCAGCCGGATTACGACGTGGACGAAGCGGTCAAGGCAGTAGCCATCGAGCAGATACGCGCAGGCTTCAACAAATATACCCAAACGGGTGGCATCGAAGAACTGCGTGAGGAATCGTCTGCGTACTACAAACGCCGTTTCGGCGTTCCGCTGGAAAACGTCATGGTCACGTCCGGCACGTCGGGCGGGTTGTTTCTCGCACTGCTCGCGACAATTAACCCCGGCGACCAAGTAATCTTCGCCGATCCCTACTTCGTCATGTATAAGCACCTCGTGAACCTGTTGGGGGGCAAGTGCGCGATGGTGGATACGTATCCACACTTCAAACTTACCCCCGAGGCGATCGAGCGCGTAATTACGCCGAAATCCAAAATGCTGATTGTCAATTCACCATCGAATCCGACCGGTGTGACTATGACAATGGAGGAACTGAAGGCTGTGGCCGGGGTCGCGCAAAAACATAACCTGCTTGTGATCTCCGACGACATCTACGACCAGTTTCACTACGACGACGCGCCGGGCAGCATGGCGGGCTTATGCGAGAATGTAATCGTCCTGAACGGGTTTTCGAAAACTGCCGCCATGACAGGCTGGCGCGTCGGCTTCGCGGCCGGCCCGAAAGACATCCTCGACAAGATGAACACGCTGCAGCAGTACACGTTCGTGTGTGCGCCGTCCTTCGCGCAGAAAGCGGCCGTCACCGCGCTGCACCTCGACCCGGCCGGGAAGATCGCCGCGTATCGGCGAAAGCGCGACCTCGTCTACAACGGCCTTCGCGAACGCGGATTCACGGTCACCAAACCGGGCGGAGCGTTCTACATCTTCCCCGAGGCCCCCGGCGGCGATGGCGACGCTTTCGTCAAGAGAGCCATCGACAACAACCTGCTGATCATTCCGGGGTCGGTATTCAGCGAGCGAAAAAGCAACATACGTATCAGTTTCGCGGCGACCGATGACACGATTCGGAGAGGACTGGATATCCTCGAAAAGATTCGGTAG
- the sthA gene encoding Si-specific NAD(P)(+) transhydrogenase, whose protein sequence is MTSPRHVDVLVIGTGPAGEGAAMQSVKSGKSVAAVECKPLVGGSCTHLGTIPSKALRYAIHVMVTANNNPLFREAGINIDLSFSQLRKSAASIIDRQVSMRKRFYDRNGVDLLCGRAFFRDPHTIEVQNGSAEPEIVSAANVVIATGASPYRPDDVDFSHPRVFDSDTILSLKDTPKSITIYGAGVIGCEYASMFRNLDVKVNLVNTREKLLEFLDDEIIDALSYHLRDCGVLIRHMETCERVEARDNDVILHLKSGKQLKSDVLLWASGRVGNSIGMNLEAIGIEPGHRQLIPVNERYQTALPHVYAAGDVAGKTSLASAAYVEGRYVATAILGHAEQELVRDIPTGIYTSPEISSVGKTERELTQNKVPYEVGHALFKSLARGQITGQTVGMLKLLFHRETLQILGVHCFGANASEIIHIGQAIMAQKGEANSLLYFINTTFNYPTMAEAYRVAALNGYNRL, encoded by the coding sequence ATGACGTCACCGCGTCACGTTGACGTGCTCGTTATCGGCACTGGGCCCGCCGGCGAAGGCGCGGCCATGCAATCGGTGAAATCCGGCAAGAGCGTTGCCGCGGTCGAGTGCAAGCCTCTTGTCGGCGGAAGCTGCACCCATCTCGGCACGATTCCGAGCAAAGCGTTGCGCTACGCGATTCACGTGATGGTCACGGCGAACAACAACCCGTTGTTTCGCGAGGCCGGCATCAATATCGACCTGTCCTTTTCGCAATTGCGCAAAAGCGCCGCCTCTATCATCGACCGGCAGGTATCGATGCGAAAGCGTTTTTACGATCGGAACGGGGTCGACCTGCTTTGCGGCCGCGCGTTCTTCCGCGATCCGCACACGATAGAGGTCCAAAACGGCTCCGCGGAACCCGAGATTGTTAGCGCTGCCAACGTCGTAATTGCGACGGGTGCATCGCCATACCGCCCGGACGACGTGGACTTTTCGCATCCGCGCGTGTTCGACAGCGACACGATATTGAGCCTCAAGGACACTCCGAAGTCCATCACCATATACGGAGCGGGCGTGATCGGATGCGAATATGCGTCGATGTTCCGCAATTTGGACGTCAAGGTCAATCTCGTCAACACGCGCGAAAAACTGCTCGAGTTTCTCGACGACGAGATCATCGATGCGTTGAGTTACCACCTTCGCGACTGCGGCGTTCTGATTCGCCACATGGAAACCTGCGAGCGCGTGGAAGCGCGAGACAACGACGTTATTCTGCATTTGAAGTCCGGCAAACAATTGAAATCTGACGTACTACTCTGGGCAAGCGGCCGCGTTGGCAATTCGATCGGCATGAACCTGGAAGCGATCGGCATCGAGCCGGGCCACCGGCAACTGATTCCTGTTAATGAGCGCTACCAGACCGCACTCCCCCACGTTTATGCGGCAGGCGACGTTGCAGGTAAGACGTCGCTGGCGAGCGCGGCGTACGTCGAAGGCCGCTATGTCGCCACGGCCATTCTAGGTCACGCGGAGCAGGAGTTGGTTCGGGACATCCCAACGGGCATCTACACGTCGCCGGAGATCAGTTCGGTGGGAAAGACCGAGCGGGAGTTGACGCAGAATAAAGTCCCATACGAAGTGGGTCACGCGCTCTTCAAGAGCCTCGCGCGGGGCCAGATAACGGGACAGACCGTCGGAATGCTGAAGCTGCTCTTCCACCGCGAGACACTACAGATTCTTGGCGTACATTGTTTCGGAGCAAACGCCTCCGAGATCATCCACATCGGTCAGGCGATCATGGCGCAAAAGGGCGAGGCCAATTCGCTTCTCTACTTTATAAACACGACGTTCAACTATCCCACCATGGCCGAGGCGTACCGCGTTGCTGCGCTGAACGGTTATAACCGGTTGTAG
- a CDS encoding polyprenyl synthetase family protein, which produces MDAVRASLAGLWADALRFVYGDSLPMLPIGGKMLRPALSLLSAGALGERDTQRFVPLATAMELLHLAALAHDDVIDHANLRHGMRSLNAMWDNHTAVLGGDYLVARAIDILGSYDSCLVITNAINSVREMSEGELTHFGLGQDHYSPEACISLARQKTASLFAVACSTPACVIEGAPRRELHEYGLAFGVAFQLVDDLLDLTRDEESLGKPAFGDIVEGKKTLPIILLRESLDAAGQARLDRLKGKPLTDADRVWVTDAIESSGAREQTEAMVREYIDEARAALASLPATQYRESMLGLAEFVLIRGA; this is translated from the coding sequence ATGGATGCCGTACGCGCGTCGCTCGCCGGACTCTGGGCCGATGCGCTGCGGTTTGTTTACGGGGACAGCCTCCCGATGTTGCCGATCGGCGGCAAAATGTTGCGGCCCGCACTGTCGCTGCTTTCGGCGGGCGCGCTGGGCGAGCGCGATACACAACGCTTTGTCCCGCTCGCGACCGCGATGGAACTCTTGCACCTCGCGGCGCTTGCGCACGATGACGTGATCGACCACGCGAATCTGCGGCATGGCATGCGTTCGCTCAACGCGATGTGGGACAACCACACCGCCGTGCTCGGCGGCGATTACCTTGTCGCCCGCGCCATCGACATTCTCGGATCGTACGATTCGTGCCTCGTCATCACCAATGCGATTAACTCCGTGCGCGAGATGTCCGAGGGAGAATTAACACATTTCGGTCTTGGGCAGGACCATTACTCGCCCGAAGCGTGTATCAGCCTGGCGCGTCAGAAAACGGCAAGCCTTTTTGCAGTGGCGTGCAGTACGCCCGCGTGCGTTATTGAAGGGGCCCCGAGGCGCGAGTTGCACGAATATGGACTCGCCTTCGGCGTAGCTTTCCAGTTGGTCGACGACTTGCTCGACCTGACGCGTGACGAAGAATCGCTCGGAAAACCGGCGTTCGGCGACATTGTCGAAGGCAAGAAAACGTTGCCCATCATTTTGCTTCGCGAATCGCTCGACGCCGCGGGGCAGGCGCGTTTGGACCGCCTGAAGGGCAAGCCGCTTACGGACGCGGACCGCGTGTGGGTTACGGACGCGATCGAGTCGTCCGGCGCGCGTGAGCAAACCGAGGCGATGGTACGTGAGTACATCGACGAGGCCCGGGCCGCTCTTGCATCACTCCCCGCAACGCAATACCGCGAGTCAATGCTCGGTCTCGCAGAATTCGTACTGATTCGCGGCGCCTAG
- a CDS encoding acetylxylan esterase, with product MYACLALPAIVCCAYADELFPDRYTEPAENSRENRQVRYDEIGTYVQRLHDAAAQRRDAAFQPDFTNETRYVRSTWKLRESVCERIGYPPPMIKRFAKPRYEKIADDPYATIYRVWVEVLDGVEAYGLISIPRGLTKPAPLMVCQHGGGGNPELVHGMIEGVGAGNYGWMTLRALKEGYVTLEPALLFPYGGKENIEGLNRHQLDQQLQYLGTSILAVELYKIFRLIDVACARSEVDRDRIGMMGLSYGGLYTLYAAALDTRIGAAVSSCYFNERRRYLWQDWSFFNFMNEFNDAELCALICPRPFLIEVGDADTLFAVDGAKSEALRAKRYWDGLGISDRFVFEVFAGGHEFKGDHAYEFMRKHVKDAK from the coding sequence ATGTACGCCTGTCTCGCACTGCCGGCGATTGTGTGTTGCGCCTACGCGGACGAACTATTTCCGGACCGCTACACCGAACCCGCGGAAAACTCGCGGGAGAATCGCCAGGTTCGGTACGACGAGATCGGTACGTACGTGCAACGCCTGCATGACGCCGCCGCACAAAGGCGGGACGCGGCGTTCCAACCGGACTTCACAAACGAAACGCGCTACGTTCGATCCACGTGGAAGCTGCGCGAGTCCGTGTGCGAACGCATCGGGTATCCCCCTCCAATGATAAAACGGTTCGCGAAGCCTCGCTATGAAAAGATTGCCGACGATCCTTACGCCACCATTTATCGCGTCTGGGTCGAGGTCCTTGATGGTGTCGAGGCCTACGGCTTGATAAGCATTCCGCGCGGACTGACAAAGCCCGCGCCACTGATGGTTTGCCAGCATGGCGGTGGCGGCAATCCCGAGTTGGTGCATGGAATGATCGAAGGCGTCGGCGCCGGCAACTACGGGTGGATGACGCTGCGCGCGTTGAAAGAGGGCTACGTGACCCTCGAACCCGCGCTTCTATTTCCGTACGGCGGTAAAGAAAACATCGAGGGCCTGAACCGTCATCAACTCGACCAACAGTTGCAGTATCTCGGCACGTCCATTCTGGCTGTCGAACTCTATAAGATATTCCGTCTGATCGACGTCGCGTGTGCCCGATCGGAAGTGGACCGCGATCGGATCGGGATGATGGGGCTGTCCTATGGCGGCCTATACACCCTGTACGCCGCAGCGCTGGACACGCGAATCGGCGCAGCGGTGAGTTCCTGCTACTTCAACGAACGGCGGCGCTATCTCTGGCAAGACTGGTCGTTCTTCAACTTCATGAACGAGTTCAACGACGCGGAACTCTGCGCGCTCATCTGCCCGCGCCCGTTCCTGATCGAAGTCGGCGACGCGGACACGCTGTTCGCCGTCGATGGCGCAAAGTCCGAGGCGCTGCGCGCCAAGCGATATTGGGACGGATTGGGCATTTCGGACCGCTTCGTATTTGAAGTATTCGCCGGTGGCCACGAATTCAAAGGCGATCATGCGTACGAATTCATGCGGAAACACGTAAAGGACGCTAAATGA
- a CDS encoding Gfo/Idh/MocA family oxidoreductase encodes MSTAIRWGILGTGAIAKKFATGLQSVPDAAIAAVGSRRQDTADAFAREFGAPRAYASYQALASDPEVDVIYISTPHQLHCENTLLCLEHGKAVLCEKPFAINATQAKAMVSLARQKNLFLMEAMWTRFLPAMVQAKAWIAEGRIGEPRMVMGDFGFRADMNVESRLFNPEYGGGSLLDVGVYPVSFASMVFNGEPVAATGAAHIGQTGVDEQAGYVLTYDKGRLAVLASGVRTETPHDAYVLGTDGMVRMHSPFWCTTTATLTRHGHEPVLFSQAHQGNGYEYQAMEVMRCLRAGETESPDMPLGESILIMQTMDRLRAQWGLKYPME; translated from the coding sequence ATGAGCACAGCCATTCGTTGGGGAATCCTCGGGACCGGCGCTATCGCCAAAAAGTTTGCGACGGGATTGCAGTCCGTTCCCGACGCCGCGATTGCAGCGGTCGGTTCACGCAGGCAGGACACAGCGGATGCCTTTGCCAGGGAGTTTGGCGCGCCGCGCGCCTACGCGTCGTACCAAGCGCTTGCGAGCGATCCCGAAGTGGACGTGATTTACATTTCCACGCCACACCAACTGCACTGCGAAAATACCCTGCTTTGCTTAGAACACGGCAAAGCCGTGCTGTGCGAAAAGCCATTTGCGATCAACGCTACGCAAGCGAAGGCGATGGTCTCTCTCGCACGGCAGAAGAACCTGTTCCTGATGGAGGCGATGTGGACGCGATTCCTTCCAGCAATGGTTCAGGCGAAGGCGTGGATTGCGGAGGGGCGTATCGGCGAGCCGCGCATGGTCATGGGCGATTTCGGTTTTCGCGCGGACATGAACGTGGAGAGTCGCTTGTTCAATCCGGAGTATGGTGGAGGCAGCCTGCTGGATGTCGGTGTGTACCCTGTTTCCTTCGCCTCGATGGTGTTCAACGGCGAACCGGTCGCCGCGACCGGCGCTGCGCACATCGGGCAAACCGGAGTCGACGAACAGGCAGGCTACGTTCTCACATACGACAAAGGACGCCTCGCCGTCCTAGCGAGCGGCGTGCGGACCGAGACGCCGCACGATGCCTATGTGCTCGGAACGGACGGTATGGTCCGCATGCATTCCCCCTTCTGGTGTACGACGACCGCAACGTTAACCCGGCATGGGCACGAGCCGGTTCTATTCTCTCAGGCGCACCAGGGAAACGGCTACGAGTACCAGGCGATGGAAGTGATGCGGTGTCTGCGCGCTGGCGAAACGGAAAGCCCGGACATGCCGCTGGGCGAGAGCATCCTTATTATGCAGACGATGGACCGCTTGCGCGCGCAGTGGGGCCTCAAGTATCCCATGGAGTAA